In the Deinococcus aerius genome, CCTCGCTGCGGGCCTTGACCTGGGGCCGCAGCAGGTAGGCGAGCGCCGTGCGGTAGGGCCGGTAGTGGAGCTGGGGCGGGTCACCCCGGGTGACCCCGTCCTCGGCGAGCTGATCAGTCCACTGCTCCAGCGTCCAGTCGCCGGGGTCGCCGATCTGGCGCTGGGCCAGGGCGAGGCAGGCCGCCGCGTCGGTGGGGGACGTGGGGCCAGTCATGGGCTACCCCGCCGCCGCGTCGTCGGTCGTCTGGACGTGCGTGCGGCTGGCCCGCGCTTCCGCCAGCTTCTGGGCCAGCGTCTCGGGCCGCCAGTTGGGCAGGTGCCGGACGCCGAGCTGATCGAGTTCGGCCCGCAGGACCTTTGCCCGATCTTCCAGGCGGGCGTTCAGCGCCTCCTCGTCGTCCTCGGCGGTCCACTCCGCCCCCGCCGCCGTCACCCGCTCGCGCAGGGCGACGAGCTTGGAGCTGGGCGACTCGTCGGACTTCTCGCCGGGCCCGTCCACCGCCTCCAGGTCCCGGTTCTTCAGGGCCTCGCGGTACTGATGGCCCTCGGCCTCGAAGACCTGGCCGCTGCGGCGGTGCCGGAACCATCCGCTGTTCCTGTCCGTCATCGGTCAGCCCCCCTTACTTGCTGAGCTTGCCCTTGTTGAAGGTCCCGAGGGCCATCGCCTTGGGCCGGGTGAGCTTCGCGCCGTACACGTGCAGGCCGCGCACGATGTTGCCGAAGGCGGTCTGTGCCCGCAGCGTCTCGGTCTTCACGATGGCGTCCGCGAAGGTGATCTCCGGGATGCCGATCATCACCTTGAACTTCGCCCCGCCGACGTTGGCGACGTTGTTGGACTGGTAGACGGCCACGCCGTCCACCTGGCCCGCGAAGCCGTTCTCGGTGATGTTGTCGCCCAGGCTGGTCGCCCGCGCCCCGAACTGCGCCTTGAGGCCGCGGATAAACCAGGGCGGCAGCACGACCCGGCGGTTCACCGTGGGCACGTTCGCCTCGTCGAGCTTCTGGGTCAGCTCCAGAAAGGCGTCGTAGGGGGTGACCTGCCCGGCGTCGAAGCCGATCACGATGGGCGTGGCGTCGCTGCCGTAGGTGTTCGCCGCGTCGATGGCGCTGTGGAAGCCCGCGACGTACTGGTCCCGCACGTCGCTGATCGCCTGAGCCGCGTTCTTGCTGCCCTCGTCGATGAGTTGCAGCACGCTGCGGCGGGCGTCCACGTCGTCCACGATGAAGTTGAAGTATTTCTGCTGGTCAATCGTCAGGGTGATCGCGCTGTCGGACAGCGTCTCGGGGGCGCTCACGCTGCCCGCGTAATCCTGCACGCTCACGGCGCCGACCTGGAGGATGCGAACCGTGCTCCCCGCGTCCTTGATCTCGCCCTCGTAGTTGCGGTTGGTGAAGGCGGCGCCGAACACGAAGGTTTTCGTCAGGTAGCCCAGGATGCGGGCGCTCCAGATGGTGGGGTCGGAAACGGTGATCGCCATTAGCTAGCAGCTCCCTTCAGTTCGGCGTCGAACGCGGCGTTGATCGCGGTCGCGTCCTTGCTCTCGACCGCGCGGTCGAGGTTGGTGGGGGCCGAGGTTTGCAGGCCGCCGCCGCCGTTCGGCGCGGTGGCCGTGCTCACGCCCTCGGGGGCGAGGAAGGCGTAGCGCCCGATGATCTTTTCCACATCGGGGTTGCCGTCCTTGTCCTTCAGGTCATCGGTCAGCAGCCGCAGGGCCGCCTCCGGGTCGCGCACCTTGCCCGCCAGGGCGGCAAGCTGGGTGCTCCGGGCCGCCTCACCCTTGAGGCTTTCGTTCTCGCCCTTCAGGGTGCCGTTCTCGGCCTCCAGGGCGGCGATGCGCTGCTCCATCTCCTGCTGCTTCGTGCTGTCCACTTGTCCCTCCAGGTCCTGCACGCGCTGTTGCAGGGTCGTGTTCTTCGCCTCGCTGGCCTCCAGCAGGCCGGTCAACCGCGCGATCTCCCGGGCCGCCGACCGATCGACGAAGGCCGGGGCGTTTGGGCTCGGGGTCTCCGTCGTCGCGGGGGCGTCGGCGGGCTTGGGGTTGGGTTCGGGTGCCGTCATGGGGACCTCCGGGGCCAGAAGTCACTCAGAGGCCCGTGAAGGCCCCTCGGAGTGCGGGAAGGGTGTGGGATACCACCCGGGAATGCGCTGCCTTGAATTAAGGGAAATCTGAGGCGGGAACCGGGCCCACCAGACGGCGCACCCCCGCCTCGGGTGGGCGGGGGTGCGCGGCGGGTGCTTCTCGCTCAGGTCGGGATGCTGACAGGCTAGCGTGGGGGACGGACGCGGCGCCTACAGGGCTGTAGGGCTACCGGAGCTTGAGCAGCGCCTCTTTGTACCTCAGCGCCTGCGCCTCAGGCAGGTCCCCGTTGATCTGGACCACGATGTTCTTGTGGACGAACACCCACGAGTAGAACAGGGCGCTCTGCTTGCCAAGGTCAATGTACGTGTTTGCCAGCCGCCGACGCTCCGCCGCGTTGGGCACGTCGAAGATCCGCCCCCCGTTGTCCGCGCCCAGCGAGGGAATCAGGAAGCGCACGCCCTTCCCAACGTAGGGCGCGACCCCGTAATCCTGCGGTCCCATCCGCTTCGGCGTCTTCACCTCCAGCTTCGCGGCGGCAAACGCCTTGACCACCTGATCGGTCGTGATCGCCGCGCCGGACGTGAACAGGGCCAGCAGGCCCACCATCAGGAGGTTTCGCATGATGGGCCAGCGTATCTACCCACCTGTGACCGCCCCGTGAGGGTCAGGCTGTGGTCTGCCCGGGCGGGAGCGCCAAGGCCACGCACCGGCAGTTGATGGGCTCCCCCGGGTGGCCGTCCGCAGGCGGCTTGTTCCAGGCGAACACCTTCCCGTTCCGCGCCTTGTGCTCGGGCCTCACTCGGTCGTCCGAGGCGCTGCGCCAGATGTAGTGGGTGCAGCCCGCCTCCTTCTGACTCTCGCGCATGGCGAAGCCCGCGGCGTTGCCCACCTCGTTCCGGGCGATCAGCGTGGCCCGCGAGCGGCTGACGCTGGCGCGGTCCCGGATACGCCGGGTAATCTGGTCGATCCCCTGCCCGCGTTCCAGCCCGTCGCGGATCGCCGCCTGCACCTCCTTCCGCAGTTGAGGCGGCTCGCCCCCCCAGAACTCCCGCATCCGTGCCTCGGCGTGCTGCATGTACCGGAGTTGCAGCGTGGCCGGGACCGTGAAGGCGTCCGTGACGACCTGCGAGGCCGCGAACATCTCGGCCGTGCCGGTGATCCCGCTCTGCACCGCACCGCGCACCGCCTGCGCCAGGTCGTCCGGGGCCTCCCCGAGAATCCCGGCGGCCACGTCCCACGCCTCCATCAGCCGGTCCATGTACCGCGCACGGGCGAGCGGGCTGTCCTCCTCGGTGGCCGCCCGCAGCAGGGCGATCAGCCCCGCGAGGTCGAGGCTGCCGTACAGCCGCACGACCGCCCGGATGGCCTGCGCCTCCAGCACGTTCCCACGTTTCTCCAGGTCCCGCAGGATGCGCTCGATCACCCGGTCGCTCATGCGCCCTCAACCCGGGGCGGGGCCAGGGCGTCCTCCTCCGCGAGTGCCGCGTCGATGTGCGCCTGGGTAATCTGCGAGACGCCCAGCGACTGGAGCCCGGAGAGCCAGGCGGAGCGGGGCAGCCCGGCCTTGAACTCCTCCAGCAGCATCTTGCGTTCGTTCATCACGTCCCGGGTAAAGCGCGGTTCCAGCGTCACCCGGTAGCCGGGCCGCAGCTCCGCCGGTTTCATCGCCGCCCCCAGCTCGTGCGTCTCGGTCAGGGCGTCCCCGATGCTCGCCGCGATGCTCTCGACGGACTCGGTGTACGCCTCGCGCTTCTCCTGGAGGGCGTCCCCGGAGAGGTCGCCCCCGGTGTCGGGCATGTTCATGGCGTCGCGCACGTCGGCCCGCGCCGCGGCCTCCTGGTCCCGGTACTCGGAGAGGACCACCGGGTCGAGGCGCTCGTAGCTGCCGCCGCCGTCGAGCAGCCGCACCACGTTCACCCCCACCTTCTTGAGTTCCTTGAGGAGCGGGTGGTTCGGGTTGTCCTTTGCCAGTTGGAAGAGCTGGTCACTCTTGACCAGGCGTTCCTCGAAGCCGCCGCGCGTGGCGATGAAGGCGAGCAGCACGGCGAACTTCAGGAACCGGCGGAAGGCGGGCACCGCCGTCTGCGCGATCCCCTCGGGGAGCCGGTCCGAGTCGCGGCCCACGATGCGGAAGGCGACGGGCAGCCGGTCCTTCACGGCCTGCGGGTAGGACTCCGGCGTCTTCGCCGCGTACTTGCCCCACTCCTCCAGGCCGGAATACACCTCCAGCAGCCCCGGCGAGTAGCGCCGCACCTCGTACAGGACCTTGTCACCCACCTTGCCCGACGTGATCTGGAGCAGGCCCAGGACCTCGCTCACGTCGCCGGGCTCGTAGATCGGCCACAGGAAGCCCGCCAGGGTCGTCACCCGGAAGCGTCCGTCCGCCGTGACGTGGGGGAAGTAGGCGAACTTCCCGCTCACGAGGGCGTCGGTCGTCGCGTCCTGCACCAGGTCGCGCCCGCGCGAGTTCAGGAACGCACCCGGCGAGACCGCCTCATCCGGCTCGCTGCCCTCGCCCTCCCACTCCCAGTTCAGCTCCCCGCGGGTGAGCGCCCGGACGTACCGGGTCACGCCCTGCTGCAGGAAGTTGGGCACGTCCTTGTTCGCCTTCAACAGGTTGGTGTCCACGCCGGGGAAGAGCTGGGCGATCATCGCCTCGATGCCTCCACCCCCGATGGCCTGCCGGGCGTCGGACTCGGCCTGCCAGATGCTGGCGATCTGGCCCATCTGGTCCTGCACGAGGGCCGTCAGGTTCGGTGCGTCCATGCAGCCCTCCTCATAGGGTGATGATCCCGCCGGTCGGCGTCACGCTCTGCGCGTGCAGCGCCAGGGCCAGCGCCCAGAACTCGTCCGCGTGCCCCTTGTCGGTGGCCGCCGCGTCGTACCGCATGTGGTTGGAAGCCGTGCGCTGCATCCGAACCGCGTGCAGCGCCTCGCGCAGGTCCTCGTCGTCGGGGATGGCGACGCTGCGGTCCTCGAAGGCCCGCTTGAGCGTCACCGCCAGGTCTTCCTTCACGGCCCCGTTGAACTTGATCGCCTCCACCTTGCTGCCGAACGCCTCGCGGGCCTCCTTGCCCATCTGCTCGCCCGGGCCGGTCGCGTCGATGCACACGCGGCGGGCGAGCGGGATCAGGCCGAACACCAGGCCGCGGGCCTCCGCCACGCTGGGCTTCTTCAGGCGGATGATCGCCCGCGTCCAGGTCCGGCCCGCCACACGCTCGACCACGTAGACCACGAAGAGGTGCCGCTCCCACGCGATGTCCACCCCGATGTACACCTCGCCCGTGAGATTGGCGAGGTTGCCGGGGAACTCGACCGTCGCCCCGGCCTGCACGCAGGAGGCGATGAGCTGGTAGGGCAGGAAGACGGTGTCCTCGTCCACCCACTTGAGCATGAACTCCTGCTCCCAGGCCAGCTCATTGTTGATGCTGCGCCGGAGCTGCTCGGGGTCCACATCCAGCCCCTCGCCCACCGCGTCGAGGATGTTGACCTTGTGGGCGGACCACTCCCCGGGTAGGGCCAGCCCGTTCACGTCGTCGTAGGCCCGGTCCCACAGGTCGCGGAACTGGCCCTGGAGCTTGGGTGTGCTCATCACCCGCAGGCGGTAACGCTTGAAGCGGGTGATGATCGGGAAAAGCGAGGTCCAGATTTCCCGGTTCTTGAGCAGGATGTCGAACTCGTCCAGGAAGACGTGCCCGGAGAAGCCGCGGGCGGTGTCCGGGTTGGCCGGGATGAACAGGTGTTGGCTCCCGTTGGGCAGGCTGATCTCCAGCAGCTTGTATTCCTCGCCGCTGTCCGGGGACTGCCAGATGTCCTCGCGCTCCTCAATGTCCTGCGCGGCCAGCCGCAGCGCCGTAAGGTGCATCTTCGCCTTGTCCCGCAGCTCCCGTGCCTGCCGCTCACCGCTGGACATGTATATGAACTTGTCCTTTTGGCGCACGGACATGATCGAGTATTCGAGCGTGCTGGCAAAGCTCTTGCCCGTCTGGCGGCTCCACATGCCGATCTTGAAGCGGCTGCTGTCGTTCACCCACCGCTTCTGATACGGCATGAGGATGCCCTTGCGCTTCAGGGCCTTCGCTTGCGCCGTCTCAGGCGGTTGGGGCAGGTTCAGGGTCATCCGCCGGGGGCTCCTCATCGATCAGGCCGTACACGTCGCGGAGGATGACCTGGAGGGTTTCCTCACTGATGCCCGCGTTGCGGCCCGTGCTGGCGAGCTTCTTGCCCGCTTCCTTGACCTTCTCGCGGCTGAAGGCCACCTCAGTCTTCTTCACCTTCAGCAGCGTCTCAATGGCCCGCACGACGCCGCCGATGGCCCCCTTCTGCGTGAGGTCGAGGTTCGCCCCGTCAAGCGCCCGGATCGCCTTGTTCACCAGCATGTTGAGGAAGGCCGTCTCCATGCCGAGCACCTGGCCGGTCGCCTGCGCGATGGCCTCGACCTGGCGCTGCGCCTCAATGGCCCCGAGCACGTCGGGCATGAGGTGGTCACCCTTGTGGCGGGACAACCCCGCCTTGCTGATCTGGAGGCCGTGCGCGGCGGCCCAGTCGATGATCTCCTCATAGCTGAGGCGCTCGCCCGACTCCTCATCCACCTCTTTCCCCATCAGCCGGAGGTCGATGCCCTGCCGGATGGAGGAGCTGCACACCTTGCACTTCGGGCGCAGCAGGGCGCTGATGTCGTAATCCACTTTGCCCTCCTGACTCACGGGCCGCCCGGGGTCGCTGGCGCCTGGAGCGACCCTCTCTCCTGGTCGATCTGGTGAATCAGCGTCCGGTTCAGGTTGAGGGCGACCAGCGTGCTGATGCTGATGATCAGCGAGACCGCAACCAGCACGGCCAGGATGCTGATGAGCGGAGCCGTCCAGCGCCGCAGGTAGCCCAGCTCTAGCTCCAGCTTCTGGAGCCCCGTCAGGGTGGTGATTTGCAGGGCATCGACCTGATCGGCCACGTCTCTCAACGCCGCGTCCCGCTGCCGCTCATCCACGGCTACCTGCGGGGCGGCAGCGCGATGCCCGGCTCAACCTGCGCCGCCCTGCGGTTCTCGTAGAGGTCAATGCCCTTCTGGGTGAGCTTGACGCAGTCATAGGTGGTGCGGTCATCCATGCCCCACTCCACCTCGACGTACCCGGCCCCCTCCAGCCAGTCCACCGCCCGGGTCAGGTCCTCCCGGGGTGGCATGGCCGCGCGCATGGTGAGGGTCGTTTCGAGCACCGTGCGGCTCAGCGTGCGGTTGTTGGCCGGGTCGGTCAGGCCCTCGTGCCAGGCCATGTAGAGGGTGGAGAGCACCACCCCACGGGTCATGCGGCGGTAGGCGTCGGCGGACGTTCCAGATAGGGCCATAGAGCCTCCATTGGGAGCGCCCCTACTCGGGAGCAGGGGCGCGTTCGGAATCGGGTTTGGGTCGGGGGGGCAGGCGCCGCAGCGCCCCCATCTTGGCGAGCCCGCGCCACAGCGCCGCGAACGCCTCGCGCTCGCCGTCCCGCATCGCCGGGGGGACCGGCTTCCAGAAGCGGCGCCCCTCCTGGTCGGTCTGCTCGACCAGCTCGTCGTGACGCAGCAAGTAGGCCATCACCCGCTCGCGCTCGCCCTCCGTGAGGAAGACCATCCGGGCCAGGCGCAGGCTGCGGTTGTCCACCTCGTACACGCCCAGGATGTTGAGCAGGCTGAGGGGATCGGGGTTGTAGGTTTCCACCGTCCCGACGAGCTGCACCTGGGCGTTCACCCAGTTGCTCGCCCGCATCCGCTGGGCCAGCATCACCGGCCAGTCGCGGCGGGGAGGCGGGGCCACAGCAGCCGGAGGAGGCGCGGGGGCCTCCTCCGGTGCGGGGGGGTCGAGCTTCAGGAGTCGTCGAACAGAGTGGGTTGTGATCTGTTTGCGGGGGCGGACGGGAGGTACTGGCGAAGCTGGGCCGTGTCCATCAGCACCGGGGGGCCGTCCTGCGGGAGGTACGCCTCCAGTGTCTCCCGGCGTTGCCGATACCGCTCGCACGTCGGATTGATGCAAACCCTGTACCTCCTGTAGATGAGCTGCCCGTCCGCGTCCTCGCCCACGCTCTCGGTGCCGGTGGGAAGGACGATGGTGTCCTCCTGGCACACGTCACAGGGCAGTCCGGCCACCGTCAGTGGCCCTCGCGGACGGGTCGGGATGCTGGCAGGCTACCGGATGATTCGAGCGCGTCGTCTACAGGGCTGTAGCCCTCCTGGGCGCTGTCCTGTGCGGTTGCGGCAACCCTACCACGCTCCGCCGAGAGTGTAACCATCCGCATCATCACGGCGACGAGGAGGACGCGCTCCTCGCCCACGGCCCGGGCCACCTGGAAGGGCGTCTCACCGGGGTGCAGGGCCACGCGGAGGCGCACGCGGTCGATCAGGGGGATGGAAGGGTTCTTCTGGATAGCCTCCAGGACGACGGGGAGCCGCCGCATCATCTCGGTCGCCCGCTGCATCGCTGCCGCAAGCCCCTCAAACGCCCGCTTGACGACCTGCGCGAGGGAGACTCCCGGCCGCAGTGACCGCCGCAGCCGACGCTCCGCCCCCTTGCGGCGGGACTGGTAGTAGCGCTGTCCGGCGCGGACGGCGTTGTGGGCGACCTGGTGGTTGCTCACGCCCCCACCCCCCGCGCTTCCAGCAGCGCCCGCGCCTCGGCCTGGGCCTGGGCGACATGCGGGCCAGTGGCAAGGCGGTAGCTGTAGAGCATCCGGCCCCGTCCCGGCCCCACTGCTGCCAGACCGGCGAGCACCAGGGCGTCGAGGATGCTCTCCGCCGCCTGATTGTGCAGTTCCAGCTTCCGCCCGATGGCCGTGGCGCTCTGCCCCTCCTCCGTCAGCGCCAGCAGCACCCGCGCCCGACGGAGGCCGGTGCGCCCGCTCATGTGGGCACCTTCGTCACCCGGATAAACTCCTCCGCGTCGAAGTCGAACCCCAGTTCCTCCAGAATCTCGGCCACCGTGAAACCCAGTCCCTCCAGGCCGCCCCCCTCCAGGGTGGACATCACCACGCCGACCTCCACGTCGTCCCGGCTGGCGTCGGGTTCGTCCACCATGCCTTCCTCCACGAGGGACAACCAGGAACCGAAGCCCTCCGTGAACTTGGGACCATCCACGACCAGATCAATTCGGAGGATTCCTTCGGTGTTCAGGACCAGTTCCACGTTGTCCACGCCGTCCAGGTCTGCCATCAGACGCCGCCTTAGCGTGGCGAAGTCCTCCTTCGAGAGCACGACCTCGCTCTCCTTCTCGCCCGTGTAGATGTTCTCGCCGCTCACACGCACACGGAACTGCGGCCCGGCCATCACAACCCCTCCCACAGCCCGCTCGCCGTCACCCGCTCGGCCACCCCGCCCAGCCGCGCCTGCTCGACCTGCTCCAGCACCGGGCCCGGCAGCAGCGTCAGCCGGTGCAGCCCGTCCCCCCGCGTCATGCGGAGCGTGATGCGCTGGTCGTGCAGGGTGCCGCCCAGCAGGGCCTTCATGTTCAGGTACTGGTCGATCACCTTCAGCATCGACCGCCGGGCCGTCATCGTCACGACCTGGGCGGGTTCGTCCTGCCACAGCAGCAGCGTCAGCTCCTCGGCGCACTCGGGCGGGGTGCCGTCCCGCCCCCAGTCGGCGAAGGGGCAGGGGCAGGGTGGGCCGAACGTGTTGCCGTCCACGCACAGGGGCAGGCGCGGCTGCTCGCCCTCGCTGGGCCAGAGGGTCCGGCCCTCGCGGTAGGCCAGGACGATGCCGCTGATCTCGGGAGCGAACTCGCCGGTCAACGTGTTGGTGAACAGCCCGGCCTCGTAGTCCAGAGCGAGGGTGGGCAGGGTGGGGCGGGTCGTCGCGTCAGTCATCAGCAGGGTCTCCGTGGTAGTGGCGGCGGTCGTCGGCGCGGCGGTGGAAGCGCCCGGTGTTCTCCAGGGCGCCCCAGCGGGGGCGCTGGCGGGTGAGGTGCCAGTAGTGGCAGAAGGGGCAGAGGTAGGCGCGGAAGGCGCCCTGGCGGCCCGCGTGGCGGTAACGGTGGTCGCGCACCCACGCGCGAGCCCCGTTGCGGCCCTGGAAGCTGATCTTGCCCGTCTCCGGGCACTTGGGGGCGGGCACGTCACGCCACCTCCTCCACGTCGGCCACGTCGCTGTCGGCCAGGAACGCCCGCATCTCCCCGTAGCACTCGGGGCAGAGGGCGTCCCCGGCCTCGTCGTGCCGGGCGCAGCCAGTACAGATCGTCCGCAGGCAGACGTAGCAGGTCTCCATGACCTCGGCGACGGGCTCACCGCAGCAGGCGCAGGTATCGACGTGGGACAGGTCCCAGGGCATCAGCGGCCCCCTCTCCGCTCGGCATCGAGCCTCTTCTCGCAGTGCTTGCAGGGGTTCGCCTTCGTGGCGTGATTCCACTCCGGCTCCGCCACCAGCGTCAGCGCCTCCCCGTTGGCGCTCAGGCCGCAGAGGGTGGTGCGGCCCCGGACGTAGTGGGGGGCGCCGTAAGCCCACAGGCGGCCCCAGCCCTCGCGCACGGGGCGTCATGCCTGTTCCCCTTTCAGGAGCGCGATGACCTCCGCCAGCGTGTTCCGCCGGACCATCAGCGCCGCCTCCCCCCAGGCCCACATGATCTCCAGCGGCAGCTCTGACCAGAGGGGCATCGGTGCCCCCGTGTGCGTCAC is a window encoding:
- a CDS encoding P22 coat protein - protein 5 domain protein, which translates into the protein MAITVSDPTIWSARILGYLTKTFVFGAAFTNRNYEGEIKDAGSTVRILQVGAVSVQDYAGSVSAPETLSDSAITLTIDQQKYFNFIVDDVDARRSVLQLIDEGSKNAAQAISDVRDQYVAGFHSAIDAANTYGSDATPIVIGFDAGQVTPYDAFLELTQKLDEANVPTVNRRVVLPPWFIRGLKAQFGARATSLGDNITENGFAGQVDGVAVYQSNNVANVGGAKFKVMIGIPEITFADAIVKTETLRAQTAFGNIVRGLHVYGAKLTRPKAMALGTFNKGKLSK
- a CDS encoding terminase large subunit domain-containing protein produces the protein MTLNLPQPPETAQAKALKRKGILMPYQKRWVNDSSRFKIGMWSRQTGKSFASTLEYSIMSVRQKDKFIYMSSGERQARELRDKAKMHLTALRLAAQDIEEREDIWQSPDSGEEYKLLEISLPNGSQHLFIPANPDTARGFSGHVFLDEFDILLKNREIWTSLFPIITRFKRYRLRVMSTPKLQGQFRDLWDRAYDDVNGLALPGEWSAHKVNILDAVGEGLDVDPEQLRRSINNELAWEQEFMLKWVDEDTVFLPYQLIASCVQAGATVEFPGNLANLTGEVYIGVDIAWERHLFVVYVVERVAGRTWTRAIIRLKKPSVAEARGLVFGLIPLARRVCIDATGPGEQMGKEAREAFGSKVEAIKFNGAVKEDLAVTLKRAFEDRSVAIPDDEDLREALHAVRMQRTASNHMRYDAAATDKGHADEFWALALALHAQSVTPTGGIITL
- a CDS encoding minor capsid protein, producing the protein MSDRVIERILRDLEKRGNVLEAQAIRAVVRLYGSLDLAGLIALLRAATEEDSPLARARYMDRLMEAWDVAAGILGEAPDDLAQAVRGAVQSGITGTAEMFAASQVVTDAFTVPATLQLRYMQHAEARMREFWGGEPPQLRKEVQAAIRDGLERGQGIDQITRRIRDRASVSRSRATLIARNEVGNAAGFAMRESQKEAGCTHYIWRSASDDRVRPEHKARNGKVFAWNKPPADGHPGEPINCRCVALALPPGQTTA
- a CDS encoding phage protein Gp27 family protein, with the protein product MDYDISALLRPKCKVCSSSIRQGIDLRLMGKEVDEESGERLSYEEIIDWAAAHGLQISKAGLSRHKGDHLMPDVLGAIEAQRQVEAIAQATGQVLGMETAFLNMLVNKAIRALDGANLDLTQKGAIGGVVRAIETLLKVKKTEVAFSREKVKEAGKKLASTGRNAGISEETLQVILRDVYGLIDEEPPADDPEPAPTA